The following proteins are co-located in the Cyanobacterium stanieri LEGE 03274 genome:
- the dnaK gene encoding molecular chaperone DnaK, whose product MGKVVGIDLGTTNSCVAVMEGGKPVVIANAEGFRTTPSVVAYAKNGDRLVGQIAKRQGVMNPENTFYSVKRFIGRRQDEVTNETTEVSYKVLNVNGNVKLDCPAQGKQFAPEEISAQVLRKLVEDASKYLGETVTEAVITVPAYFNDSQRQATKDAGKIAGIEVKRIINEPTAASLAYGLDKKSNETILVFDLGGGTFDVSVLEVGDGVFEVLATSGDTHLGGDDFDKKIVDFLAEDFKGKEGIDLRKDKQALQRLTEAAEKAKIELSNVSQADINLPFITATQDGPKHLELSLTRAKFEEICSDLIDRCAIPVQNALKDAKLSPSDIDEVVLVGGSTRIPAVKEVVKKVLGKDPNQTVNPDEVVAVGAAIQGGVLSGEVKDILLLDVTPLSLGVETLGGVMTKIIPRNTTIPTKKSETFSTAVDGQSNVEIHVLQGEREFSKDNKSLGTFRLDGIPPAPRGVPQIEVTFDIDANGILHVTAKDKGTGKEQSISITGASTLPDEDVDRMVKEAEANAAADKEKREAIERKNQADSLVYQAEKQLGELGDKVSADDKAKADGLIADLKDAVAKEDDEKIKTVMPELQQVLYTIGTNVYQQSADGAAPGGAPGADASSAPSDDGDDVIDAEFSEDK is encoded by the coding sequence ATGGGAAAAGTAGTAGGTATAGATTTAGGTACGACTAATTCCTGTGTGGCAGTAATGGAAGGGGGTAAACCCGTTGTTATTGCTAATGCAGAAGGTTTTAGAACCACTCCTTCGGTAGTCGCCTATGCCAAAAATGGCGATCGCCTCGTAGGACAAATTGCTAAACGTCAAGGGGTAATGAACCCTGAGAACACATTTTATTCAGTAAAACGTTTCATCGGTAGAAGACAAGACGAAGTAACCAACGAAACCACCGAAGTATCATACAAAGTATTAAACGTAAACGGTAACGTAAAACTAGATTGTCCCGCCCAAGGCAAACAATTTGCCCCCGAAGAAATTTCTGCCCAAGTATTACGTAAATTAGTAGAAGACGCTAGTAAATACCTTGGCGAAACCGTTACCGAAGCAGTAATTACCGTTCCTGCATACTTCAATGACTCCCAACGTCAAGCCACCAAAGACGCTGGTAAAATCGCCGGGATCGAAGTAAAACGGATTATCAACGAACCCACCGCCGCTTCTTTAGCCTATGGTTTAGACAAAAAAAGTAACGAAACCATCCTTGTATTTGACTTAGGTGGTGGTACTTTTGACGTATCCGTATTAGAAGTAGGGGACGGCGTATTTGAAGTATTAGCCACTTCTGGGGATACCCATTTAGGGGGAGATGACTTCGATAAAAAAATCGTGGACTTCCTCGCCGAAGACTTCAAAGGAAAAGAAGGCATCGATTTACGTAAAGACAAACAAGCCTTACAACGCTTAACCGAAGCCGCTGAAAAAGCTAAAATCGAACTTTCTAACGTATCTCAAGCAGATATTAACTTACCCTTCATCACCGCCACCCAAGATGGCCCTAAACACTTAGAATTATCTTTAACCAGAGCTAAATTTGAAGAAATTTGTTCTGACTTAATTGATCGTTGTGCTATTCCCGTCCAAAACGCCCTTAAAGACGCTAAATTAAGCCCTAGCGACATTGACGAGGTGGTATTGGTTGGGGGTTCAACCCGTATTCCTGCGGTTAAGGAAGTAGTTAAAAAAGTATTAGGTAAAGATCCTAACCAAACCGTTAACCCTGATGAAGTAGTGGCAGTGGGTGCTGCTATCCAAGGGGGTGTATTATCTGGGGAAGTAAAAGACATCCTTCTATTAGATGTTACCCCCCTATCTTTGGGGGTTGAAACCCTCGGCGGTGTGATGACCAAAATTATTCCTAGGAATACCACCATCCCCACCAAAAAATCTGAAACCTTCTCCACGGCGGTAGATGGTCAAAGTAATGTGGAAATTCATGTATTACAAGGGGAAAGAGAATTTTCTAAAGATAACAAGAGTTTGGGAACTTTCCGTTTAGATGGTATTCCCCCTGCGCCCCGTGGGGTACCTCAAATTGAGGTAACCTTTGACATCGACGCTAATGGTATTCTCCATGTAACGGCTAAGGATAAAGGCACTGGTAAAGAGCAATCTATCAGTATTACAGGGGCTTCTACCTTACCTGATGAAGATGTTGATCGTATGGTGAAAGAGGCTGAAGCCAATGCGGCGGCTGATAAGGAAAAACGAGAGGCGATCGAACGTAAAAACCAAGCTGACTCCTTAGTATATCAAGCGGAAAAACAATTGGGAGAATTAGGTGATAAGGTTTCTGCGGATGATAAAGCCAAGGCTGATGGTTTAATCGCCGATCTCAAAGATGCGGTAGCTAAGGAAGATGATGAGAAAATTAAAACTGTAATGCCCGAATTACAACAAGTTCTCTATACCATCGGTACTAATGTTTATCAACAGTCTGCGGATGGGGCAGCCCCTGGGGGCGCTCCTGGGGCGGATGCTTCTTCTGCGCCTAGTGATGATGGTGATGATGTCATCGATGCGGAATTCTCTGAGGATAAGTAA